One Glycocaulis abyssi DNA window includes the following coding sequences:
- a CDS encoding TolC family protein, with translation MTLPAIAGAQVLTADEAVRLALENAPNRVFIDAPSQMAEGAVISAETWRNPVLSVEREGERGFGGDHVETTVSLERAFDFSGRRSLHADGARADLVAARAQGFVTQADLQADTLGAFYGVLAAQAELEAAERLREQFVSLEAATLQRVEAGDASRFELERVRQETLVLPGFVSEAQLNMQGARDELFIATGSEQALSARIEGDLLPGTEGLATLGGANTPARLAVLEAGVEAAAARETAASRLAPEVNLGLGVRHAEGMGAETGVVVSASLPLPLFDRNQGERLARAADARLAEARLRREQRRIEAEAGALRRRAAVLHQTATDYEADALVSAREMQRIALVSYQSGEISVLEAIDALRAAFDAETRAISLKFRARQAEIALNALLAETE, from the coding sequence ATGACGCTGCCGGCAATCGCAGGCGCGCAAGTGCTGACGGCCGACGAAGCCGTCCGGCTGGCGCTGGAAAACGCACCAAACCGTGTCTTTATCGATGCGCCTTCGCAAATGGCCGAAGGCGCGGTTATCTCGGCGGAGACCTGGCGCAACCCTGTGCTCTCGGTCGAGCGTGAAGGCGAGCGGGGATTTGGCGGAGACCACGTAGAGACCACCGTGTCGCTGGAGCGCGCCTTCGACTTCTCGGGCCGCCGTTCATTACATGCCGATGGAGCGCGTGCAGACCTGGTGGCGGCCCGGGCGCAGGGTTTTGTGACCCAGGCGGACTTGCAGGCCGATACGCTTGGCGCCTTCTATGGCGTCCTGGCTGCTCAGGCAGAGCTGGAGGCCGCAGAACGGCTGCGCGAGCAGTTCGTGAGCCTTGAGGCAGCCACACTGCAGCGTGTCGAGGCGGGGGATGCGTCGCGATTTGAACTGGAACGCGTGCGCCAGGAGACCCTTGTCTTGCCGGGTTTCGTCTCGGAAGCGCAGCTCAACATGCAAGGCGCACGCGATGAACTTTTCATCGCGACCGGATCGGAACAGGCGCTGTCCGCACGTATAGAGGGCGATCTGTTACCCGGCACCGAGGGCCTGGCCACGCTCGGCGGGGCGAACACCCCGGCCCGGCTCGCCGTCCTCGAGGCCGGGGTGGAAGCAGCTGCCGCCAGGGAGACTGCGGCGTCGCGACTGGCACCGGAGGTCAATCTCGGCCTGGGTGTTCGCCACGCAGAGGGCATGGGAGCGGAAACCGGGGTAGTCGTCAGCGCCAGCCTGCCTTTGCCCCTGTTTGACCGAAACCAGGGCGAACGCCTCGCCCGCGCCGCCGATGCCCGGCTGGCCGAGGCCCGACTGCGGCGCGAGCAACGCCGGATTGAGGCCGAAGCGGGCGCTTTGCGCCGCCGTGCCGCGGTGCTCCATCAGACCGCAACAGATTACGAGGCCGATGCTCTGGTGTCCGCACGCGAGATGCAGCGGATCGCTCTTGTGTCCTACCAGTCTGGTGAAATCAGCGTGCTCGAAGCCATCGACGCCCTGCGTGCGGCCTTTGATGCCGAAACGCGGGCGATATCCCTCAAATTCCGGGCGCGTCAGGCTGAGATTGCGCTTAATGCCCTGCTTGCGGAGACCGAATGA
- the zwf gene encoding glucose-6-phosphate dehydrogenase, whose product MAELVPVEAFDMVIFGATGDLARRKILPALFHRWCDGQIPENSRIIAAAREDMSTAEYLVRAGEFVNGDKKDKAWAAFSKRVTYTAIDAHGESGGWQVIRDALKGDEAKIRLFYLALPPSVYGPVCAAIGKHALNTPASRIVLEKPIGHDFHSARHINEAVGAVFDEASIFRIDHYLGKETVQNLLVLRFANMLLEPVWNAGGIDHVQITVAETLGAGERADYYDRAGALRDMVQNHLLQLLCLVAMEPPLSLEGDAVRTEKLKVLRALRLIRAEDAGKCLVRGQYGAGMIDGSPVPGYTDELGQPSKTETFTAIRASIDNWRWAGVPFYLRTGKRMAKRRSEIIVQFKPVPHDIIRADAGVLQPNRLVIRLQPDEGVKLMMMTKDPGPGGMRLRYVPLNLSYADAFEADYPDAYERLLMAVVRGNLALFMRRDEVEAAWRWTDAVIRAWTEGASPVHSYAAGTDGPSQGALLLSRDEREWFDGDHA is encoded by the coding sequence ATGGCAGAACTCGTCCCGGTTGAAGCCTTTGACATGGTCATTTTCGGCGCGACCGGCGATCTGGCCCGGCGCAAGATTCTGCCTGCCCTTTTTCACCGCTGGTGCGACGGACAGATACCGGAAAACTCCCGCATCATCGCGGCTGCGCGCGAGGATATGAGCACGGCGGAATACCTGGTGCGGGCCGGCGAATTTGTGAACGGGGACAAGAAGGACAAGGCCTGGGCCGCATTTTCAAAGCGCGTGACCTACACCGCTATCGATGCACACGGCGAAAGCGGCGGATGGCAGGTCATCCGCGATGCGCTCAAAGGCGATGAGGCGAAAATCCGCCTTTTCTACCTCGCCCTGCCGCCTTCGGTTTACGGCCCGGTGTGTGCCGCGATTGGCAAGCACGCACTGAACACACCGGCCAGCCGCATCGTGCTGGAAAAGCCGATCGGTCATGACTTCCATTCGGCCCGCCACATCAATGAAGCGGTTGGCGCGGTGTTTGACGAGGCATCAATCTTCCGTATCGATCATTATCTCGGCAAGGAGACCGTGCAGAACCTTCTGGTGCTGCGCTTTGCCAACATGCTGCTGGAACCGGTGTGGAATGCAGGCGGTATCGACCATGTACAGATCACTGTCGCCGAGACCCTCGGCGCCGGTGAGCGCGCAGACTATTACGACCGGGCCGGCGCATTGCGCGACATGGTGCAGAACCATTTGCTGCAGCTTCTGTGCCTGGTGGCCATGGAGCCGCCGCTCAGCCTGGAGGGTGATGCGGTTCGCACCGAGAAGCTGAAAGTGCTGCGTGCCTTGCGCCTGATCCGCGCCGAAGATGCCGGCAAATGCCTCGTCCGCGGACAGTATGGCGCCGGGATGATCGATGGCTCTCCCGTACCCGGCTATACCGACGAGCTCGGTCAGCCGTCGAAAACAGAGACCTTCACCGCCATCCGGGCCAGCATTGATAACTGGCGCTGGGCGGGCGTGCCCTTCTACCTGCGTACCGGAAAGCGCATGGCCAAGCGCCGCTCGGAGATCATCGTCCAGTTCAAGCCGGTGCCGCATGACATTATCCGCGCCGATGCCGGTGTCCTGCAGCCCAATCGCCTCGTCATACGCCTGCAGCCCGATGAGGGGGTCAAGCTGATGATGATGACGAAGGATCCGGGCCCTGGCGGGATGCGCCTGCGCTATGTACCGCTCAATCTGAGCTATGCCGACGCATTTGAAGCTGACTATCCGGACGCCTATGAGCGCCTGCTGATGGCGGTGGTACGGGGCAATCTGGCCCTTTTCATGCGCCGCGACGAGGTGGAGGCGGCCTGGCGCTGGACCGATGCGGTCATCCGTGCCTGGACCGAGGGGGCAAGCCCCGTGCACAGCTATGCCGCCGGCACGGACGGTCCCTCGCAAGGCGCATTACTGCTGAGCCGGGACGAGCGCGAATGGTTCGATGGCGATCATGCCTGA
- a CDS encoding efflux RND transporter periplasmic adaptor subunit has product MMRLDLILTALLIAGFLAACSGADDHDHDHGDGGHSHGTDSHDHGADSHNHGEDEHDHGDDEHAHGGGVVVTDFTELTELFVEFPPFAVDRDSPFAAHFTRLADFTPIGEGQATVRLAGGGAPEETFTAGPSPVRGIFRPVVRPRHAVIRDVSVILQSGDLVSVHQLGRYEVFTTALAADASLPADETDGDLIPFSKEQQWQVDFATAEVREGVLFRSIRASAALEPAPAGDARVTAQTAGIVLSSGAGFPQIGDLVESGEVIAMIAPALAGERDAPGLLADRDGARAAFNVARAEYERVSALFEAGAVARNRVEQAEASLQTERARLNAAQARLDGTGGESGVAIRAPVSGRIARMDVGPGSYVEAGEPLFRIVDLSRIRLVAQLAEIDAPRLGQPQGAWFTLPGDSRSHDLADYAARLVAAGGAVDPVRRTVPVIFEFENTAGFAAGTLVNARVRTADRSEGAIIPVSAIVDEAGQSVVFVMADGENWRRQPVRISVRDGDLVGVSSGLEPGERVVTEGAYLVHLAASGPAEAGHGHAH; this is encoded by the coding sequence ATGATGCGCCTTGACCTGATACTGACCGCATTGTTGATAGCCGGGTTTCTGGCTGCCTGCTCTGGCGCGGACGATCATGACCATGATCATGGAGACGGCGGGCATTCCCACGGCACGGACAGCCATGACCACGGCGCAGATAGCCATAATCACGGGGAAGATGAGCATGATCATGGTGACGATGAACATGCCCATGGTGGTGGAGTTGTTGTCACCGACTTTACCGAACTGACGGAGCTTTTCGTAGAGTTTCCGCCGTTCGCGGTTGACCGTGACTCACCATTTGCAGCGCATTTCACGCGGCTGGCCGATTTCACCCCGATAGGCGAGGGGCAGGCGACTGTCCGTCTGGCGGGCGGTGGAGCTCCGGAAGAAACCTTCACCGCCGGACCATCTCCCGTCCGGGGTATTTTCCGTCCGGTCGTCCGGCCTCGCCATGCTGTGATCCGCGACGTGAGCGTGATCCTCCAGTCGGGCGATCTGGTTTCGGTCCACCAGCTTGGGCGTTATGAGGTCTTCACCACAGCGCTAGCGGCTGACGCCTCCTTGCCTGCTGACGAGACAGACGGCGATCTCATACCCTTTTCCAAGGAACAGCAATGGCAGGTGGATTTTGCCACCGCCGAGGTGCGTGAGGGCGTGCTGTTCCGCTCCATTCGCGCATCTGCGGCTCTGGAGCCTGCCCCAGCCGGTGATGCCCGGGTAACGGCGCAAACCGCTGGCATAGTGCTCTCCTCCGGTGCGGGCTTTCCCCAGATCGGTGACCTGGTAGAAAGCGGCGAGGTTATCGCCATGATTGCGCCGGCACTGGCGGGTGAACGGGACGCTCCGGGGCTGCTGGCGGACCGTGATGGCGCCCGCGCCGCTTTCAATGTTGCCCGCGCCGAGTACGAGAGAGTCTCCGCACTTTTCGAGGCAGGGGCCGTGGCGCGCAACCGGGTGGAGCAGGCCGAGGCCAGCCTTCAGACAGAGCGTGCTCGCCTGAATGCGGCGCAGGCCCGGCTCGATGGAACCGGAGGCGAAAGCGGCGTCGCCATCAGAGCGCCGGTCTCAGGCCGCATCGCCCGCATGGATGTGGGTCCTGGCAGCTATGTCGAGGCGGGGGAACCGCTTTTCCGGATTGTTGACCTCTCCCGCATCCGGCTGGTGGCTCAGCTCGCCGAGATCGATGCTCCACGCCTTGGGCAACCGCAAGGCGCGTGGTTCACGCTGCCGGGAGACAGCCGGAGCCATGATCTCGCCGACTACGCCGCCCGGCTGGTGGCAGCTGGTGGTGCGGTTGACCCCGTACGCCGCACCGTGCCGGTCATTTTCGAGTTTGAAAACACGGCCGGTTTTGCCGCCGGCACACTGGTCAATGCGCGGGTGCGGACGGCTGACCGCTCTGAGGGCGCTATTATCCCCGTCAGCGCCATCGTCGACGAGGCAGGCCAGAGTGTCGTCTTTGTGATGGCCGATGGAGAGAACTGGCGCCGCCAGCCGGTACGGATATCCGTTCGGGACGGCGATCTCGTCGGCGTGTCGTCAGGCCTCGAGCCCGGCGAGCGCGTGGTGACTGAAGGCGCCTACCTTGTCCATCTGGCCGCCAGTGGACCGGCAGAAGCCGGTCACGGCCATGCGCACTGA
- a CDS encoding BlaI/MecI/CopY family transcriptional regulator produces the protein MSCSELKLGDLEIAVLEDIWHAGQGEARGVHARVGAVRGNSLQTIQSTLERLHRKGLLARERVSHAFVYTPTGSREAVLARLIEELLGRFSSGQEGGLMAAFAGYASQADPSLLDELEALIEHHKRRIGGDPS, from the coding sequence ATGTCGTGTTCGGAGCTGAAGCTGGGCGATCTGGAGATCGCGGTGCTGGAAGACATCTGGCATGCAGGCCAGGGCGAGGCACGCGGCGTCCATGCGCGCGTCGGTGCCGTACGCGGCAATTCACTGCAGACCATACAATCCACACTCGAAAGGCTTCACAGAAAAGGTCTTCTGGCCCGTGAGCGGGTCAGCCATGCCTTTGTGTATACCCCGACGGGAAGCCGCGAAGCGGTGCTGGCGCGCCTAATTGAGGAGTTGCTGGGCCGGTTCAGTTCCGGGCAGGAGGGCGGCTTGATGGCCGCCTTTGCCGGTTATGCTTCACAGGCAGACCCGAGCCTTCTGGATGAGCTTGAGGCGTTGATCGAGCATCACAAGCGCCGGATTGGCGGAGACCCGTCATGA
- a CDS encoding M56 family metallopeptidase encodes MTGGEAIIALSAGLGIFAVSTAGLTFAAPGLIRAIRRVQPALRASFVLTLAAAPYVLGAFVALGVVFFPHAVALELTPVHRHDSLSGWAGHGALTGPGISAWTMVLIAVLLLLRIGQASIAAIVETQRLKRTLERVSIRRDNVVRRIASDQPLALAVGVLRPAIYLSDAVADRAGAEGSAIIEAHERAHLARGDLAARFVLEVLCSLFPDTAKAHLRQALVLAQEQACDRAVALHHAPIRIAETLVRMERVHANACALSAQFQDADITLRVRALLEPDFEAPARSIARASASGGVLLFAAFLALEPLHHKIESLFLTLGG; translated from the coding sequence ATGACAGGAGGCGAGGCGATTATCGCGCTGTCCGCCGGCCTGGGTATCTTCGCGGTCTCGACAGCCGGACTGACTTTTGCCGCACCGGGTCTGATCCGCGCGATCAGACGGGTCCAGCCGGCTCTACGCGCCAGCTTTGTCCTGACGCTTGCAGCGGCGCCTTATGTGCTGGGGGCGTTTGTCGCTCTCGGGGTCGTGTTCTTCCCGCATGCTGTGGCGTTGGAGCTCACCCCTGTCCACCGCCATGACAGCCTGTCTGGCTGGGCGGGCCATGGCGCGCTCACAGGCCCCGGCATCAGTGCCTGGACTATGGTGCTGATCGCGGTTTTGCTCCTGCTGCGGATCGGACAGGCGTCAATTGCAGCAATTGTCGAAACACAGCGTCTAAAGCGGACGCTGGAGCGTGTTTCGATCCGGCGCGATAACGTCGTGCGCAGGATCGCTTCCGATCAACCGCTCGCACTGGCTGTCGGGGTGCTAAGACCGGCTATCTATCTGAGTGACGCAGTCGCAGACAGGGCCGGGGCGGAAGGCAGTGCGATCATCGAAGCGCATGAACGGGCTCATCTGGCGCGCGGAGACCTTGCCGCGCGCTTTGTCCTTGAGGTTCTGTGCAGCCTGTTCCCTGACACAGCCAAAGCGCATTTGCGCCAGGCGCTGGTGCTGGCTCAGGAGCAGGCGTGTGATAGGGCTGTGGCGCTTCACCATGCGCCCATCCGGATCGCGGAAACGCTGGTTCGTATGGAACGTGTCCACGCCAACGCTTGTGCATTGTCGGCGCAGTTTCAGGATGCAGATATCACGCTACGCGTGCGGGCTCTGCTCGAGCCGGACTTCGAGGCCCCTGCGCGCTCAATCGCAAGGGCAAGTGCATCGGGCGGAGTGTTGCTCTTCGCGGCCTTTTTGGCGCTGGAGCCCCTTCACCACAAAATTGAATCCCTGTTTCTCACGCTTGGAGGCTAG